From the genome of Hymenobacter sp. PAMC 26628, one region includes:
- a CDS encoding amidase: MNRRLFLRTGALASAAVSALTLAGCSTAPSTPAQTDPAAAGPAGVPGSFALHEATVADLQQHMQSGKYTARALCEQYLKRIEEVNTKGPNLRAVIETNPDALKLAETLDAERKAGKVRGPLHGIPVLIKDNIDTGDQQQTTAGSLALAGHRAAQDAFIIKQLRAAGAVVLGKTNLSEWANFRSSRSTSGWSSRGGQTKNPYVLDRTPSGSSAGSGAAAAANLCAVAIGTETDGSVVSPSSVNGLVGLKPTVGLLSRTGIIPISATQDTAGPMARTVRDAALLLAALTGEDAADAATKGSAAHAQADYTKYLDVNALKGKRLGVEKSHLTGTSPAIALMQRAVAALKAQGATVVEVEVAKPIGALGEAEFQVLLYEFKAGLNQYLAGAGAPVKTLADVIAFNTQHAAQAMPFFQQETLELAQKTDGLASAKYRAALVRSQGGARKILDNVMKTNRLDAIIGITTGPAGCIDLVNGDYSSGLDFSSPAAMAGYPHLTVPMGQAHGLPVGLSLVGPAWAEGPLLGLGYAYEQATKLRRAPELRGPLAG, encoded by the coding sequence ATGAATCGTCGTTTATTCCTTCGCACCGGCGCGCTGGCCAGCGCTGCCGTTTCCGCGCTCACGCTAGCTGGCTGCTCCACCGCCCCGTCCACCCCTGCGCAAACCGACCCGGCCGCTGCGGGCCCCGCCGGCGTGCCCGGATCCTTCGCCCTGCACGAGGCCACCGTGGCCGACTTGCAGCAACACATGCAGTCGGGCAAGTACACCGCCCGGGCCCTGTGCGAGCAGTACCTGAAGCGCATCGAAGAAGTAAACACCAAGGGCCCCAACCTGCGCGCCGTCATCGAAACCAACCCCGACGCCCTGAAACTGGCTGAGACACTCGACGCCGAGCGCAAGGCCGGCAAGGTGCGGGGGCCCCTGCACGGCATTCCGGTGCTCATTAAAGACAACATTGACACCGGCGACCAGCAGCAAACCACCGCCGGCTCGCTGGCCCTGGCCGGCCACAGGGCCGCGCAGGATGCCTTCATCATCAAGCAGCTGCGCGCCGCCGGGGCCGTGGTGCTGGGCAAAACCAACCTCAGCGAGTGGGCCAATTTCCGGTCGTCGCGCTCGACCAGCGGCTGGAGCAGCCGCGGCGGCCAAACCAAAAACCCCTACGTGCTCGACCGCACGCCCAGCGGCTCCAGCGCGGGCTCGGGGGCAGCCGCGGCGGCCAACCTGTGCGCCGTGGCCATCGGCACCGAAACCGACGGCTCGGTGGTGTCGCCCAGCTCGGTGAACGGCTTGGTGGGCCTCAAGCCCACCGTGGGGCTACTCAGCCGCACGGGCATCATCCCCATCTCGGCCACCCAGGACACGGCCGGCCCCATGGCCCGCACCGTGCGCGACGCCGCCCTGCTGCTGGCCGCCCTCACCGGCGAAGATGCCGCCGATGCCGCCACCAAAGGCAGCGCCGCTCACGCCCAGGCCGACTACACCAAATACCTGGACGTAAATGCGTTAAAAGGCAAGCGCTTGGGCGTGGAGAAGTCGCACCTTACCGGCACCTCGCCCGCCATTGCGCTCATGCAGCGAGCCGTAGCGGCCCTGAAAGCGCAGGGCGCGACGGTGGTGGAAGTAGAAGTGGCCAAGCCCATCGGGGCCCTCGGCGAGGCCGAATTTCAGGTGCTGCTCTACGAGTTCAAGGCTGGGCTGAACCAGTACCTGGCCGGGGCGGGGGCCCCAGTAAAAACGTTGGCCGACGTCATCGCCTTCAACACCCAACACGCCGCGCAGGCCATGCCTTTCTTCCAGCAGGAAACGCTGGAGCTGGCCCAAAAAACCGACGGCCTGGCCAGCGCCAAGTACCGCGCAGCCCTGGTCCGCTCGCAGGGCGGCGCCCGCAAAATATTAGATAACGTTATGAAAACCAACCGGCTCGACGCCATCATCGGCATTACTACTGGCCCGGCGGGCTGCATCGATTTGGTGAACGGCGACTACTCTTCGGGCCTCGATTTTTCGTCGCCCGCGGCCATGGCCGGCTACCCGCACCTCACCGTGCCCATGGGCCAGGCGCACGGCCTGCCGGTGGGCCTCTCGCTGGTGGGCCCTGCCTGGGCCGAGGGGCCCCTGCTGGGCCTGGGCTACGCCTACGAGCAAGCCACCAAGCTGCGCCGGGCCCCCGAGCTGCGGGGCCCCCTGGCGGGGTAG
- a CDS encoding D-alanyl-D-alanine carboxypeptidase/D-alanyl-D-alanine-endopeptidase: MLHRFPLVLFRPLYFLLLLALGATQLTACAQAPDKTPAAAPPPGAEKLPWLRNLLDSSAVLRPHMVGLVLADADSGQVLFAQNETKYFAPASNMKLFSLYAGLKLLPDSLPSLRYFSRGDTLFFQGTGDPTFLHGDVPSRRAFAFLQKAPGLLASCDIACSAPYGPGWPWDDFGYYFQPERGAFPIYGHTVRFYAVPPAGRVPSRLRVRPQYFAPLTGPVPAVLRTPNIDADTHVIRALDENRFYVVAPFNKKWIDEVPFRTSRAFTLRLLGDTLRRPLVGAPWRPRPTDVVRTLRGLPVDSLYRRMLRVSDNFLAEQLLLMASTAVGPHDSLSTQRVIRYVRKQYLGALPDPVAWADGSGLSRQNLVTPRTLEALLLQLHKEVPEPRLLSLLAAGGRQGTLRKRYYDAAGPWVWGKTGSLSNNTNLSGYLRTKSGRLLAFTFLNNNHIADSGDIRNEMERVLRQVRARL; the protein is encoded by the coding sequence ATGCTGCATAGGTTTCCGCTCGTGCTATTCCGCCCGCTCTATTTCCTGCTGCTGCTGGCGCTAGGCGCCACCCAGCTCACGGCCTGCGCCCAGGCCCCCGACAAAACGCCGGCCGCCGCTCCGCCGCCCGGCGCCGAAAAGCTGCCCTGGCTGCGCAATCTGCTCGATAGCTCGGCCGTGCTGCGGCCCCATATGGTGGGCCTGGTGCTAGCCGATGCCGATTCGGGCCAGGTGCTGTTTGCCCAAAACGAAACCAAGTACTTCGCGCCGGCCAGCAACATGAAGCTGTTCAGTCTTTATGCTGGCCTGAAGCTGCTGCCCGACTCGCTGCCCAGCCTGCGCTATTTCAGCCGCGGCGACACGCTGTTTTTCCAGGGCACCGGCGACCCGACTTTTCTGCACGGCGACGTGCCCAGCCGCCGCGCCTTCGCGTTTTTGCAGAAAGCGCCCGGCCTGCTCGCCAGCTGCGACATTGCCTGCTCCGCGCCCTACGGCCCCGGCTGGCCCTGGGACGATTTTGGCTACTACTTCCAGCCCGAGCGCGGGGCGTTCCCGATTTACGGGCACACCGTGCGCTTCTATGCCGTGCCGCCCGCGGGCCGGGTGCCCAGCCGGCTGCGCGTGCGGCCCCAGTATTTTGCGCCGCTCACGGGGCCCGTGCCGGCTGTGCTGCGCACGCCAAATATTGACGCCGATACCCACGTGATTCGGGCCCTGGACGAGAACCGCTTCTACGTGGTGGCGCCGTTCAATAAAAAGTGGATCGACGAAGTGCCATTTCGTACCAGCCGGGCCTTCACGCTGCGCCTGCTCGGCGACACGCTGCGGCGGCCGCTGGTGGGGGCCCCCTGGCGCCCGCGCCCCACCGACGTGGTGCGCACCCTGCGCGGCCTGCCCGTGGACAGCCTCTACCGCCGGATGCTGCGCGTGAGCGACAACTTCCTGGCTGAGCAGCTCTTGCTGATGGCCAGCACTGCCGTGGGGCCCCACGATTCGCTCAGCACCCAGCGCGTGATTCGGTACGTGCGCAAGCAATACCTGGGCGCCTTGCCCGACCCCGTGGCGTGGGCCGACGGCTCGGGCCTCTCGCGCCAAAACCTCGTCACACCCCGCACCCTGGAGGCGCTGCTCCTCCAGCTGCACAAGGAGGTGCCCGAGCCCCGCCTGCTGAGCCTGCTGGCCGCCGGCGGGCGCCAGGGCACGCTGCGCAAGCGCTACTACGACGCCGCGGGGCCCTGGGTGTGGGGCAAAACTGGCTCGCTGTCCAACAATACCAACCTCAGCGGCTACCTGCGCACCAAGAGCGGCCGCCTGCTGGCCTTCACCTTCTTGAACAACAACCACATCGCCGACAGCGGCGACATCCGCAACGAGATGGAGCGCGTGCTGCGCCAGGTGCGGGCGCGGCTGTGA
- a CDS encoding IS701 family transposase, with translation MMSCTLDLYTDYLLSSTGPTTATGLSRLLDGALSHDHITRWLSSTPCGSAQVWRQAKPLIRQAEAQRGAADFAVLIVDDSVLEKAHTDANELICTHWDHSQQRYVKGLNFVSLLYQAGDLALPIAVELVRKTVPVYHPKTQQTSYQSPFTKNEYLQQMLRVAQQQVAYRYLLADSWYASAENMALVRALGHHFVFALESSRTVALSAEARAAGQFQAVQALVFPDTQPLRVYLRAVQQAVLVTRQVFTNRDGSQGMLYLVSSDTDLDQAQLTTIYQRRWKVEEYHKSLKQNASMGKSPTKTLATQATHFFAAVLAYTKLEVLKLKGGIGHFRLKAQLYTVGLKAMYQQLVLLRA, from the coding sequence ATGATGAGTTGCACGCTGGACCTGTACACGGATTATTTGCTGAGCTCGACGGGTCCGACGACGGCCACGGGCTTGTCGCGGCTGCTGGACGGGGCGCTGAGCCACGACCACATCACGCGCTGGTTGAGCAGTACGCCGTGCGGGTCAGCGCAGGTTTGGCGGCAGGCCAAGCCGTTGATTCGCCAGGCCGAAGCCCAACGCGGGGCGGCGGACTTCGCCGTGCTCATCGTGGACGATTCGGTCCTGGAAAAGGCCCACACCGATGCCAATGAGTTGATTTGCACCCATTGGGACCACAGCCAGCAGCGCTACGTCAAGGGCCTGAACTTCGTGAGTCTGCTTTATCAGGCCGGCGACTTGGCCCTGCCCATCGCCGTCGAGCTGGTGCGCAAAACCGTGCCGGTCTACCACCCCAAGACCCAGCAGACCAGCTACCAAAGCCCGTTCACTAAAAACGAATACCTGCAACAGATGCTGCGCGTGGCCCAGCAGCAGGTGGCCTACCGCTACCTGCTGGCCGACAGCTGGTACGCCTCGGCCGAGAACATGGCCTTGGTGCGGGCCCTGGGCCATCACTTTGTATTTGCCCTCGAAAGCAGCCGCACCGTGGCCCTGAGCGCCGAGGCGCGGGCCGCCGGCCAGTTCCAGGCCGTGCAGGCGCTGGTGTTCCCCGATACGCAGCCCTTGCGCGTCTATTTGCGGGCCGTCCAGCAGGCGGTGCTCGTGACCAGACAAGTCTTCACAAACCGAGACGGTAGCCAAGGTATGCTGTATCTGGTCAGCAGCGACACCGACCTGGACCAGGCCCAACTGACCACGATTTACCAGAGACGGTGGAAAGTGGAAGAATACCATAAGTCGCTCAAACAGAATGCCTCCATGGGCAAATCGCCCACCAAAACCCTGGCCACGCAGGCCACCCATTTCTTTGCCGCCGTGTTGGCTTACACCAAGCTCGAAGTGCTCAAGCTCAAAGGCGGCATCGGCCATTTTCGCCTCAAAGCCCAACTCTATACCGTTGGCCTCAAAGCCATGTACCAGCAACTCGTACTGCTCCGTGCGTAA